One Aegilops tauschii subsp. strangulata cultivar AL8/78 chromosome 7, Aet v6.0, whole genome shotgun sequence genomic window carries:
- the LOC109787620 gene encoding plant-specific TFIIB-related protein PTF2, with product MGSRCWSCGEASVSPDPGSGALVCTSCGLQHDAGASEFYNPTAFTEDGQLDFRAASLVRHLSESPYRELKLAAASNVITSMAVQLGLSPTRAEEILAMAKSATAGNLATPGTTFLPALAAACSFLVARSHRLPLSLAEAAEAASCTTVALGDLVSRIASHLSLPPLPSFDYQAALERAVLGSYKLTTAAGEEKTRAILSQARFLLRCSSKWSLTTGRHPLPLLAGLIAFAAELNGVAEVSVEDIAQEMSAVVHTSRLRYKELVKVLVHVAQKLLPWGADVNARNLLLNAPMLLRLMEMRSQSDPSELFLESFAPDIAGILQVYSSVDEDESKYLQIVPLDVDDLDFENSGKEGKESGDLKISEDCLSDAYQNVLKRLSKLKELGKVGKVASRRKQRRIGLELEPWMDSLDDDRTKRMPLEEVADIDIGYDAPPPSFTAGLEHQKRRRARIEAAKCRIDAIRRAPAARTANAIDSLAVHGNEDACPPQRNSRKKVGRKRRHGEHPAEMSDAPDSGKKKRGTDPCDGIDWEDCVIELLLLHGANEAEIEQGQYRRLLELHVFSAISGDR from the coding sequence CTGGTCCTGCGGCGAGGCCTCGGTTTCGCCGGACCCGGGCTCGGGCGCGCTCGTCTGCACCTCCTGCGGCCTCCAACACGACGCCGGCGCCTCCGAGTTCTACAATCCGACCGCCTTCACCGAGGACGGCCAGCTCGATTTCCGCGCCGCCTCCCTCGTCCGCCACCTCTCCGAGTCCCCCTACCGCGAGCTCAAGCTTGCCGCCGCCTCCAACGTCATCACCTCCATGGCCGTCCAACTCGGCCTCTCGCCCACCCGCGCCGAGGAGATCCTCGCCATGGCCAAATCCGCAACCGCCGGGAACCTCGCCACCCCTGGCACCACCTTCCTCCCGGCCCTCGCCGCCGCCTGCTCCTTCCTCGTCGCGCGATCTCACCGCCTCCCGCTCTCCCTCGCCGAGGCCGCCGAGGCCGCGTCCTGCACCACGGTCGCGCTCGGTGACCTCGTATCCCGCATTGCCTCCCACCTCTCCCTTCCCCCCCTCCCTTCCTTCGACTACCAGGCCGCGCTCGAACGCGCCGTGCTCGGCTCGTACAAGCTCACCACCGCTGCGGGCGAGGAGAAGACGAGAGCGATTCTCTCCCAAGCCAGATTTCTCCTCCGCTGCTCCTCCAAGTGGTCGCTCACCACCGGGCGGCACCCACTCCCACTTCTCGCCGGCCTGATTGCCTTCGCCGCAGAGCTGAACGGGGTCGCTGAGGTTTCTGTGGAAGACATTGCCCAAGAGATGTCGGCGGTCGTGCACACCAGCCGTCTCCGATACAAGGAGCTCGTTAAAGTGCTGGTGCATGTCGCGCAGAAGTTGCTTCCGTGGGGTGCCGACGTCAATGCCAGAAACCTGCTCCTGAACGCCCCAATGCTGCTCCGGCTCATGGAGATGCGGTCACAGTCCGACCCATCGGAACTGTTTCTTGAGAGCTTCGCTCCGGACATCGCCGGCATTTTGCAGGTGTACTCATCTGTTGATGAGGACGAGTCCAAGTACCTCCAGATTGTTCCCCTGGATGTTGATGATTTGGATTTCGAGAATTCTGGGAAAGAGGGCAAGGAATCAGGGGATTTGAAGATCTCAGAGGATTGCCTGTCAGATGCTTACCAGAATGTCTTAAAGAGGCTCTCTAAGCTAAAGGAACTTGGGAAGGTTGGGAAAGTTGCTAgcaggaggaagcagcggaggataGGGCTGGAGCTGGAACCATGGATGGATTCGCTGGATGATGATCGGACCAAGCGCATGCCGCTTGAGGAGGTAGCAGATATTGACATTGGCTATGATGCACCTCCTCCGTCGTTTACTGCTGGATTGGAGCATCAGAAGCGGAGGAGAGCACGAATTGAAGCTGCTAAGTGTCGAATCGATGCAATTAGGAGGGCTCCTGCTGCGCGTACTGCAAATGCAATTGATTCACTGGCTGTTCATGGAAATGAAGATGCTTGTCCACCACAAAGAAATAGCAGGAAGAAGGTGGGTCGAAAGAGACGACATGGAGAACATCCTGCGGAGATGTCAGATGCTCCTGACTCCGGGAAGAAGAAACGGGGAACAGACCCATGTGATGGTATTGACTGGGAAGATTGCGTTATCGAACTCCTTTTATTACATGGTGCAAATGAGGCAGAGATTGAACAAGGCCAATACAGAAGACTGTTGGAGTTGCATGTCTTCAGTGCAATAAGTGGAGACAGATAA
- the LOC109787616 gene encoding peroxidase 55: MEKRRRSVCAVAAVALVAAMLSSLGGAAYGGGMSPGYYKTTCPQLEDIVLKEVTRKKNETIVTIPAVLRLFFHDCLVNGCDGSVLIASRNEDAEKNSPDDDSLAGDGYDTVNRVKAAVEQKCPGVVSCADILALAARDVVHLASGPYWSVELGRLDGLVSKASDVEDKLPGPDMHVKELTDIFYRSGLSQRDMVALSGAHTVGFAHCSRFTKRLYNYSSTVKLDPSFNPEYAKRLMEACPPNVGPTIAVNMDPFSPVVFDNIYYQNLRNGIGLFTSDQALFTDGGSRKTVEEFADSEPRFFQAFVESMMKVGRLGVKTGSGGEIRRDCTAFNH; this comes from the exons ATGGAGAAACGGAGAAGAAGCGTGTGCGCCGTGGCGGCGGTGGCCCTGGTCGCGGCAATGCTGTCCTCACTGGGCGGGGCGGCGTACGGCGGCGGCATGTCGCCGGGCTACTACAAGACGACGTGCCCGCAGCTGGAGGACATCGTGCTGAAGGAGGTGACCAGGAAGAAGAACGAGACGATCGTGACCATCCCGGCGGTGCTCCGGCTCTTCTTCCACGACTGCCTCGTCAAT GGCTGTGACGGTTCGGTCCTGATAGCCTCTCGCAACGAAGACGCCGAGAAGAACTCCCCCGACGACGactccctcgccggcgacggcTACGACACCGTCAACCGGGTCAAAGCGGCCGTCGAGCAGAAGTGCCCCGGCGTGGTCTCCTGCGCCGACATCCTCGCCCTCGCCGCCAGAGACGTCGTCCACCTG GCGTCCGGCCCCTACTGGAGCGTGGAGCTCGGCCGGCTCGACGGCCTCGTCTCCAAGGCCAGCGACGTCGAGGACAAGCTGCCCGGCCCGGACATGCACGTCAAGGAGCTCACCGACATCTTCTACCGCAGCGGCCTGTCCCAGCGCGACATGGTGGCGCTCTCCGGCGCCCACACCGTCGGGTTCGCGCACTGCAGCCGCTTCACCAAGCGGCTGTACAACTACAGCAGCACCGTGAAGCTGGACCCGTCGTTCAACCCGGAGTACGCGAAGCGGCTCATGGAGGCGTGCCCTCCAAACGTCGGCCCGACCATCGCCGTCAACATGGACCCCTTCAGCCCCGTCGTCTTCGACAACATTTACTACCAAAACCTCAGGAACGGCATCGGCCTCTTCACCTCCGACCAGGCGCTCTTCACCGATGGGGGGTCAAGGAAGACGGTGGAGGAGTTCGCCGACAGCGAGCCGAGGTTCTTCCAGGCCTTCGTCGAGTCGATGATGAAGGTGGGGAGACTAGGGGTGAAGACCGGCAGCGGCGGAGAGATCAGAAGAGACTGCACTGCCTTCAACCACTAA